A single genomic interval of Rosistilla ulvae harbors:
- a CDS encoding serine/threonine-protein kinase, producing MNGPDNSTACLDGLSPADQDQLVELLDQYLIASEEGRQPDIESIVAQHPHLETPLRQYLAGLNLIQQANNTQIQQSFSETQRASQLVDYELGPEIGRGAMGIVYAATDKRTGRAVALKILAFGSSLDAGLIERFAREARAAQSLSHPNIVPVYDIGCDDAVHYYSMQRIEGDSLDQHIAAARSRRRDAADSASGSLLSGDDRFRQIALRCAEIADALYQAHRNGIIHRDIKPSNVLRDRDGKLWLTDFGLVRIHQEQSLTKTGDLIGTYRYMSPEQARGRVDLIGPHTDVYGLGATLYEMLALRPLFRGDDSARLLRRIDQNTPQPPRHWDPRIPRDLETIVLKAIRADHTQRYASAKELADDLTRFAEGNRILARRESVAIRFARRFRRHARSFAAIAAGLILMLAAGFGLNHLLTIDRAPTAAAVDPTMRQKIAELQLTELQQAEGTAAMVDAKYRQLIESLDAPEERTDQRRLRCRAENQWATVCIARGDLETADDLMRQAVASAERLPEMAINRPVKGLTLVNLARLRAAQNDLPAARGAFAQASDVLGPETDSMTSSRLIVALNDLCMELKGRGATDAAIEVAGELNRLCNIDNKRDDRSLNQLRQASIARNNLGALLFETNDFAGSAIAYDESIALFEQMLESFPWNNDLRREYAVALNNLGRAQAANDEVEAAEETFLQAIAIIDPLYQADDDDAELAYQAGGIWNNLSVLQRRTGDIAASQTALNNARQRAQRAVALQPQALQYRNALSRIEQNQNAEPRVDHEL from the coding sequence ATGAACGGCCCCGACAACTCGACAGCTTGCCTGGATGGACTCTCCCCCGCCGACCAGGATCAATTGGTCGAATTACTCGATCAATACCTGATCGCAAGCGAAGAGGGACGCCAACCCGATATCGAATCGATCGTTGCGCAACATCCTCATCTGGAGACACCGCTTCGCCAGTATCTGGCGGGCTTGAATCTGATCCAACAGGCCAACAACACTCAGATTCAGCAATCGTTTTCCGAAACCCAGCGGGCCAGCCAGCTGGTCGATTACGAATTGGGGCCGGAGATCGGCCGCGGGGCGATGGGGATCGTTTACGCCGCCACCGACAAACGAACCGGCCGCGCGGTGGCGTTAAAGATCCTCGCCTTTGGTTCGTCGTTGGACGCCGGCCTGATCGAACGCTTTGCTCGCGAAGCCCGCGCGGCTCAATCGCTTTCCCATCCAAACATCGTTCCCGTTTACGACATCGGTTGCGACGACGCGGTTCATTATTATTCGATGCAGCGGATCGAAGGCGATTCGTTGGATCAACATATCGCCGCCGCCCGCTCGCGTCGCCGCGACGCTGCCGATTCGGCCAGCGGTTCGCTGCTGTCGGGGGACGATCGCTTTCGTCAGATCGCGCTCCGTTGTGCGGAGATCGCCGACGCTCTTTACCAAGCGCATCGCAACGGGATCATCCACCGCGACATCAAACCATCCAACGTGCTTCGCGACCGCGACGGCAAACTCTGGCTCACCGATTTTGGCCTGGTCCGGATCCATCAAGAACAAAGCCTGACCAAGACGGGCGATCTGATCGGAACGTATCGCTACATGAGTCCCGAGCAAGCCCGAGGGCGAGTCGATCTGATCGGTCCGCATACCGATGTCTACGGCTTGGGGGCCACGCTGTATGAGATGTTGGCCCTTCGGCCATTGTTTCGGGGCGACGATAGCGCCCGCTTGTTGCGGCGGATCGACCAGAACACGCCACAACCACCACGTCACTGGGACCCGCGAATCCCGCGCGACCTGGAAACGATCGTACTCAAAGCGATCCGCGCCGATCACACGCAGCGTTACGCGTCGGCCAAAGAACTGGCCGACGACCTGACTCGATTCGCTGAAGGGAACCGCATCCTCGCCCGCCGCGAAAGCGTGGCGATCCGGTTCGCGCGGCGATTCCGCCGACACGCGCGCTCATTCGCCGCGATCGCAGCGGGTCTGATCCTGATGCTGGCTGCCGGGTTTGGGCTGAATCATCTCCTGACGATCGACCGCGCACCAACCGCCGCTGCCGTTGATCCGACGATGCGTCAAAAAATTGCGGAACTGCAACTGACCGAACTTCAGCAAGCCGAAGGGACCGCCGCAATGGTCGACGCAAAATATCGTCAACTGATCGAATCGCTGGACGCACCCGAGGAGCGAACGGATCAACGGCGATTGCGATGTCGCGCTGAAAACCAATGGGCGACGGTTTGCATCGCCCGCGGCGACTTAGAAACCGCCGACGACTTGATGCGACAAGCCGTTGCGTCGGCCGAACGCTTGCCCGAAATGGCGATCAACCGTCCGGTGAAGGGACTGACCCTGGTGAACCTAGCTCGCTTGCGAGCCGCCCAAAACGATCTGCCAGCCGCGCGAGGGGCGTTCGCCCAAGCGAGTGACGTATTGGGGCCCGAAACCGATTCGATGACGTCCAGTCGATTGATCGTCGCGTTGAACGATTTGTGCATGGAGCTTAAGGGGCGTGGGGCGACCGACGCCGCGATCGAGGTGGCTGGCGAGTTGAACCGGTTGTGCAACATCGACAACAAGCGAGACGATCGGTCGTTGAACCAGCTGCGTCAGGCGTCGATTGCGAGAAACAATTTGGGAGCGCTGTTGTTTGAAACCAACGACTTCGCTGGCAGCGCGATCGCCTACGACGAATCGATCGCATTGTTCGAACAGATGCTCGAATCCTTCCCTTGGAACAACGACCTGCGACGGGAATACGCCGTGGCGTTGAACAACTTGGGACGAGCCCAAGCTGCCAACGACGAAGTCGAAGCGGCGGAGGAAACGTTTCTGCAGGCGATCGCGATCATCGATCCGCTGTATCAAGCGGACGACGACGACGCCGAACTAGCGTACCAGGCGGGTGGAATCTGGAATAATCTAAGTGTTTTACAACGTCGGACCGGCGATATAGCAGCCTCCCAAACCGCTTTGAATAACGCCAGACAACGGGCTCAACGCGCTGTCGCTTTGCAACCCCAGGCGTTGCAATATCGCAATGCATTGAGCAGAATTGAACAGAACCAGAACGCGGAACCGCGAGTGGACCACGAGCTATGA
- a CDS encoding sigma-70 family RNA polymerase sigma factor yields the protein MAKPLQFDEVFSKARAGETEALGGLLETYRSYLRVLAASQISHRLGQRVSASDIVQDTMLAAHRDFGDFRGQSPEQFSAWLRVILSRNLFRAIERHMKADKRDVRREVSLDQVAGSVDSSAAGLANLLASDQSTASRIVSRGEETRRLVDLLVELPEHYQQVIMLRNFQSLRFEEVAQEMGRTATATRLLWLRALKKLRELYESEAPAQ from the coding sequence ATGGCCAAGCCTTTGCAATTTGACGAAGTCTTTTCGAAAGCGCGCGCCGGCGAGACCGAAGCGTTGGGGGGCCTGTTGGAAACCTACCGCAGCTATCTGCGCGTCTTGGCCGCTTCGCAAATCAGCCACCGCCTGGGGCAACGTGTCAGCGCGTCGGATATCGTTCAGGATACGATGCTCGCCGCCCACCGCGATTTTGGCGATTTTCGTGGACAATCGCCGGAGCAGTTTTCGGCGTGGCTGCGGGTGATTCTATCTCGGAATCTCTTTCGCGCGATCGAACGCCACATGAAAGCCGACAAACGGGATGTCCGCCGCGAGGTCTCGCTGGATCAAGTCGCTGGATCGGTCGATTCGAGCGCCGCCGGACTGGCCAATCTGCTCGCATCGGACCAATCGACCGCCAGTCGAATCGTCAGCCGCGGCGAGGAGACGCGACGGTTGGTCGATCTGTTGGTTGAATTACCCGAGCATTATCAACAGGTGATCATGCTGCGCAACTTCCAGAGTCTGCGGTTCGAAGAGGTCGCTCAGGAGATGGGGCGAACGGCAACGGCCACGCGTCTGCTTTGGTTGCGAGCCCTCAAGAAGCTTCGCGAGCTCTACGAATCGGAGGCCCCCGCTCAATGA
- a CDS encoding glutaminyl-peptide cyclotransferase, whose protein sequence is MTASNESKRPLPSAGWSVYRWLLTAGVGLSALGCVAMLLSANQTTTTPIASFQVVNVYPHDAGAFTQGLAVADGRMYEGTGQYGTSSLRRVDLATGNVLQSISLNRDLFGEGITVWKDSIIQLTWKKRRAFVFDRETFQHRKTLRYAGEGWGLTHDGTHLIMSDGSPRLRFLDPDTFKELRQITVHDGRRRIDDLNELEFVEGEIFANVWYNDSIARISPQDGRVLGWIDLHALWPANQRPSREHVLNGIAYDRDAKRLFVTGKNWPKLYEVRIVPAN, encoded by the coding sequence ATGACTGCCTCAAATGAAAGCAAACGCCCCCTGCCCTCAGCCGGTTGGTCGGTCTACCGCTGGCTGCTGACAGCTGGGGTTGGCCTGAGCGCGCTTGGATGCGTAGCGATGTTGTTGTCGGCGAATCAGACGACGACAACGCCGATCGCCAGTTTCCAGGTGGTCAACGTCTATCCTCACGACGCGGGAGCGTTCACGCAGGGGCTGGCTGTTGCCGACGGGCGAATGTACGAGGGGACGGGCCAGTATGGGACCAGTTCGCTGCGGCGGGTCGATCTCGCCACCGGCAACGTACTGCAAAGTATCTCGCTGAACCGCGATCTGTTTGGCGAGGGGATTACGGTTTGGAAGGATTCGATCATCCAGCTGACGTGGAAGAAACGCCGTGCGTTTGTTTTCGATCGCGAAACCTTTCAACATCGCAAGACGTTGCGCTACGCTGGCGAAGGTTGGGGGCTGACCCACGACGGGACGCATCTGATCATGAGCGATGGGTCGCCGCGGCTGCGGTTCCTCGACCCCGATACCTTTAAAGAGTTGCGGCAGATCACCGTTCACGATGGCCGTCGGCGGATCGACGACCTGAATGAATTGGAGTTCGTCGAAGGGGAGATCTTTGCCAACGTGTGGTACAACGATTCGATCGCTCGGATCTCGCCACAAGATGGCCGCGTTTTGGGCTGGATCGATCTGCACGCATTGTGGCCCGCAAATCAACGCCCCTCTCGCGAACATGTGCTCAACGGCATCGCTTACGATCGCGATGCCAAACGATTGTTCGTGACCGGAAAGAACTGGCCCAAGCTGTACGAAGTCCGCATCGTGCCAGCGAACTGA
- the glgB gene encoding 1,4-alpha-glucan branching protein GlgB: MHTQVPLDGIGRLVAGRHENPAELLGPHPVEYQGRKAIAVRAFVPDSSQVWLVDQPEDAPRPMRRLHPAGFYEAICPLDNEQVSSNYRLKVAHNSGEVTIMSDPYAVEPLLQELDRYLLGEGRHYELYKRLGAQLRTVDGIDGVNFSVWAPNAKTVQVVGDFNNWDGVLHAMKVHPNLGVWELFIPDVKPGDIYKYRILQQDGQWNDKSDPLGFAAELPPRTASVVTELDTHTWQDNAWMESRRESNQLEKPFNIYEVHLGSWQQGGDQEHGWLNYRDLAHRLVDYCKEMNFTHLELMPISEHPFTGSWGYQTVGYFAATSRYGTPEDFMYFVDHCHQNGIGVILDWVPAHYPKDGHGLAHFDGSALYEHADPRQGEHPDWGTNIFNYGRNEVRNFLISNALFWLDKYHIDGLRVDAVASMLYLDYSREAGEWIPNEHGGRENLAAIDFLREFNVVVHEKFPGAVTIAEESTAWGGVSRPTYDGGLGFTFKWNMGWMNDTLDYFHNDPIHRSHHHDELTFSLIYAFTENFTLPLSHDEVVHGKGALLSQMPGDLWQKFANLRLLYSYMWTHPGKKLLFMGGEFGQWNEWNEDGPIQWELLDFDTHRGIQNLVRDLNKLVVENPALHHDDFTAAGFEWVDCMNATDSVLAYVRKADGFGPALMVCANFTPVVRKDHHVGVTQSGRWTEIFNSDAAIYGGSGIVNPGMTQSLGIPHHGRDDSIKIDLPPLGIVVLKHEA; the protein is encoded by the coding sequence ATGCATACACAGGTCCCGCTCGATGGAATAGGACGCCTGGTCGCAGGACGCCACGAAAACCCAGCTGAACTGCTGGGTCCGCATCCGGTAGAATACCAAGGACGCAAAGCGATCGCCGTCCGCGCCTTCGTGCCCGACAGTTCCCAGGTCTGGTTGGTCGACCAGCCCGAAGACGCCCCACGCCCGATGCGTCGACTGCATCCGGCCGGCTTTTACGAAGCCATTTGCCCTCTCGACAACGAACAAGTTTCCTCGAACTACCGCTTGAAAGTCGCCCATAACTCGGGCGAAGTGACCATCATGTCTGATCCCTACGCCGTTGAACCGTTGTTGCAAGAACTGGACCGCTACCTGTTGGGCGAGGGCAGGCACTACGAACTGTACAAGCGTTTGGGAGCGCAGCTTCGGACCGTCGACGGAATCGATGGCGTCAACTTCAGCGTCTGGGCCCCGAACGCCAAAACGGTTCAGGTCGTCGGCGACTTCAACAACTGGGATGGCGTGCTACATGCGATGAAGGTCCATCCCAACTTGGGCGTATGGGAATTGTTTATTCCCGACGTGAAGCCAGGGGACATCTATAAGTACCGCATCTTGCAGCAGGATGGCCAATGGAACGACAAGAGCGATCCGCTGGGCTTCGCCGCCGAATTGCCACCGCGGACCGCTTCGGTCGTGACGGAATTGGACACGCACACATGGCAGGACAATGCCTGGATGGAGTCCCGCCGGGAATCGAATCAGCTGGAAAAGCCATTCAATATTTATGAAGTTCATCTGGGCAGCTGGCAGCAGGGGGGAGACCAGGAGCACGGCTGGTTGAACTACCGCGACCTAGCCCATCGGTTGGTCGATTACTGCAAAGAGATGAACTTCACCCACCTGGAACTGATGCCGATCAGCGAGCATCCGTTCACCGGCAGCTGGGGATATCAGACGGTCGGCTACTTCGCCGCCACCAGCCGCTATGGAACGCCCGAAGATTTCATGTACTTCGTCGATCACTGCCACCAAAACGGTATCGGCGTGATTTTGGATTGGGTTCCCGCTCACTATCCCAAAGACGGCCACGGGCTGGCTCACTTCGATGGATCGGCGCTTTACGAGCACGCCGACCCGCGACAGGGGGAACATCCCGACTGGGGAACCAACATCTTCAATTACGGACGCAACGAAGTCCGCAATTTCTTGATCTCCAACGCCCTCTTCTGGCTCGACAAATATCACATCGACGGCCTACGCGTCGACGCGGTCGCATCGATGTTGTACTTGGATTACAGCCGTGAAGCTGGCGAATGGATCCCCAACGAGCACGGCGGGCGCGAGAACCTCGCCGCGATCGATTTCCTGCGGGAATTTAATGTCGTCGTCCACGAGAAATTCCCCGGCGCGGTCACGATCGCCGAAGAGTCGACAGCTTGGGGGGGCGTTTCGCGGCCGACTTACGACGGCGGACTAGGCTTTACGTTCAAGTGGAACATGGGGTGGATGAACGACACCTTGGATTATTTCCACAACGATCCGATCCACCGCAGCCATCATCACGACGAACTGACGTTCAGCCTGATCTATGCGTTCACCGAAAACTTCACGCTACCGTTGTCGCACGACGAAGTGGTGCATGGCAAAGGGGCGTTGTTGTCACAGATGCCAGGCGATCTGTGGCAAAAGTTCGCCAACCTGCGACTGCTGTATTCGTACATGTGGACCCACCCCGGCAAGAAATTGCTGTTCATGGGGGGCGAGTTCGGCCAATGGAACGAATGGAATGAAGACGGCCCGATCCAGTGGGAGCTGCTCGATTTCGACACCCATCGCGGGATTCAAAACCTGGTCCGCGACCTGAACAAGTTGGTCGTCGAGAACCCCGCACTGCATCACGACGACTTCACCGCCGCCGGCTTCGAATGGGTCGACTGCATGAACGCCACCGACAGCGTGTTGGCTTACGTCCGCAAAGCGGATGGTTTTGGCCCCGCCCTGATGGTCTGTGCCAACTTCACCCCCGTCGTCCGCAAGGACCACCATGTCGGCGTCACGCAGAGCGGTCGTTGGACCGAGATCTTCAACTCCGACGCGGCGATCTACGGCGGCAGCGGTATCGTTAATCCCGGCATGACACAATCGCTGGGGATCCCTCATCACGGCCGCGACGATTCGATCAAGATCGATCTGCCGCCACTGGGGATCGTGGTACTGAAGCACGAAGCGTAA
- a CDS encoding ribonuclease H family protein → MVAALPEYLLVCETRLDEEDRHHWRFSLETILGQSVVEASDHEPCDLNRLALLAVVRGLEALDGPSCVTMMCSNRYVIHGLRNGLSAWRETRFSWDHFGRMVTIPNADLWRRIDRALDIHQVSTCWLSAAFLSQGRNAARMPESRPAPLDRIRKWLAGQAVADTPTFAVA, encoded by the coding sequence ATGGTCGCTGCATTACCGGAGTATCTGTTGGTATGCGAGACGCGTTTGGATGAAGAGGATCGCCATCATTGGCGGTTCAGTTTGGAAACGATTTTGGGACAGAGTGTCGTTGAAGCGAGTGATCATGAACCGTGTGATTTAAATCGGCTGGCGTTGTTGGCAGTCGTCCGGGGGCTTGAAGCATTGGATGGCCCCAGTTGCGTGACGATGATGTGCAGCAACCGCTATGTGATTCATGGGCTCCGCAACGGTCTGTCGGCCTGGCGCGAGACGCGCTTCAGCTGGGACCACTTTGGCCGCATGGTGACGATTCCCAACGCCGACCTCTGGCGGAGAATCGATCGCGCACTGGACATTCACCAGGTCAGCACATGTTGGTTGAGTGCCGCGTTCCTGTCGCAGGGACGCAATGCCGCACGCATGCCCGAATCGCGACCGGCGCCGTTGGATCGGATCCGCAAATGGCTGGCAGGCCAAGCGGTTGCCGACACGCCAACGTTTGCCGTCGCTTGA
- the radC gene encoding RadC family protein, whose protein sequence is MTAAKQPADSTTRRYHRYLPVIRQVSAQPQFQIEVVHRACDPENRGFVTRVVNELVGQGWLLRENDPATYRWNTDLGEFSATKWLDEKLFGNQVKMAPEQDRPRERLLAQGAANLRTAELLAILIRSGRPGESAMMAGERLAIDFAGKLDRLPTAGRGELKSISPAVDKTAYCQIMAGVELGRRIAALAEPPATTKICSSAEAAAFCRRHFARLVSDMRREEFHIVTLDTKNQVIDTHCITVGTLDASLVHPREVFRAAIKDAAQSIVLVHNHPSGDPTPSPEDFAVTRRLESAGDTIGIGVLDHIVLGRQGHVSIRQAAD, encoded by the coding sequence ATGACCGCTGCAAAGCAACCTGCCGATTCGACGACACGGCGATACCATCGCTATCTGCCAGTGATCCGACAGGTCTCGGCCCAGCCCCAGTTCCAGATCGAAGTCGTTCACCGCGCCTGCGACCCCGAAAATCGGGGCTTCGTCACCCGCGTCGTCAACGAACTGGTAGGACAGGGCTGGCTTTTGCGCGAGAACGATCCAGCGACCTATCGCTGGAACACCGACCTCGGCGAATTCTCGGCGACTAAATGGCTCGATGAAAAGCTGTTTGGCAACCAGGTGAAGATGGCTCCCGAACAGGATCGGCCGCGGGAGCGGTTGTTGGCTCAAGGTGCCGCGAATTTGCGGACCGCCGAACTGCTGGCGATCCTGATCCGCAGCGGTCGACCGGGCGAATCGGCGATGATGGCCGGGGAGCGACTGGCGATTGATTTTGCTGGGAAACTCGACCGTTTGCCAACCGCCGGTCGCGGCGAATTGAAATCGATCAGCCCCGCCGTCGATAAAACCGCCTATTGCCAGATCATGGCGGGAGTCGAATTGGGACGCCGGATCGCAGCGCTAGCCGAGCCGCCGGCGACGACCAAGATCTGCAGTTCCGCCGAAGCGGCTGCCTTCTGCCGACGCCATTTCGCGCGGTTGGTCAGCGACATGCGCCGCGAGGAGTTTCATATCGTGACGCTCGATACGAAGAACCAAGTGATCGATACGCATTGCATCACCGTTGGAACGCTGGATGCCAGTTTGGTCCATCCCCGCGAGGTCTTTCGCGCTGCGATCAAAGACGCGGCCCAATCGATCGTCCTGGTCCACAATCACCCCTCGGGCGATCCGACTCCCAGTCCCGAAGACTTTGCCGTCACGCGGCGGTTGGAATCGGCGGGCGATACGATCGGGATCGGCGTCCTGGACCATATCGTCCTGGGCCGCCAGGGACATGTCAGCATCCGACAAGCGGCCGATTGA
- the ilvE gene encoding branched-chain-amino-acid transaminase: MSLQISLNGQLVPKEDAKISVFDHGLLYGDGVFEGMRSYAGKIFKLDDHLDRLWDSARAICLELPITREQLAEDCKATLAANNIIDGYIRLIVTRGAGSLGLDPNRCTNPQVIIIADKISLYPSEYYENGLHLVTASTIRNHPAALSPRVKSLNYLNNIIAKMEGLQAGCVEALMLNHKGDVAECTGDNVFIVDRGVLKTPSTDSGILEGITRNAVLEIAEDLGIPTREMTLTRHDLFVADECFLTGSAAEVVPVVQLDNRPIGDGKPGPITKRLLEAFHKLVRQ; this comes from the coding sequence ATGTCGCTGCAAATTTCACTCAACGGACAATTGGTACCTAAAGAAGACGCCAAGATCAGCGTTTTCGACCACGGGTTGCTGTACGGCGACGGCGTGTTCGAGGGGATGCGGAGCTACGCCGGCAAGATCTTTAAGCTGGACGATCATCTCGATCGGCTGTGGGATTCCGCCCGAGCGATCTGTCTGGAGCTGCCGATCACACGCGAGCAACTGGCGGAAGACTGCAAAGCGACCTTGGCTGCCAACAACATCATCGACGGCTACATCCGTTTGATCGTCACCCGCGGTGCCGGTTCGCTGGGCCTCGATCCCAACCGCTGCACCAATCCGCAAGTGATCATCATCGCCGACAAGATCTCGCTGTATCCGAGCGAATATTACGAAAACGGTTTGCACTTGGTGACCGCGTCGACGATCCGCAACCATCCAGCGGCGCTCAGCCCGCGAGTCAAGTCGCTGAACTATCTGAATAACATCATCGCCAAGATGGAAGGTTTGCAGGCCGGATGCGTCGAAGCGCTGATGCTGAACCACAAAGGGGACGTCGCCGAATGCACCGGCGACAACGTTTTCATCGTCGACCGGGGAGTCCTCAAGACGCCATCGACCGATTCGGGAATCCTGGAAGGGATCACTCGCAACGCCGTCCTTGAAATCGCCGAGGACTTGGGGATTCCGACCCGCGAGATGACGCTCACGCGGCACGACCTGTTTGTCGCCGACGAATGCTTCCTGACCGGCAGCGCGGCCGAAGTTGTTCCAGTGGTCCAGTTGGACAATCGCCCGATTGGCGATGGCAAACCTGGGCCGATAACCAAACGCCTGCTCGAAGCGTTCCATAAATTGGTTCGCCAATAG
- a CDS encoding prenyltransferase/squalene oxidase repeat-containing protein, with the protein MTAPPTPPHPDPTPPPAAGLDAARQAPPTAPPAITPPPSALQQLDSLADEQENQQPLPATQAFLRDARVPGWLVSGLLHGGVLLFLALWTVVGTTSNLFTIQARFEREEPTPIELTPPMDRPIVEIRQTEAMPDHAIEAAVEAVEFEKPEALTATAPTKPLDTIRKMIDGLQQPTSTPALRMRGNAGIEGRVAGKRQELAEKYGASDASEQAVEAALDWLVAHQQNNGSWDFDLSHAPCNGQCRNPRSNPDGQATPKTAATGLALLPFLGAGYTHRSGKHAETVSRGLYYLRSQLRDAAVGRELMHGSMYGHGIATLAVAEAYAMTKDEDLVGMLRDLQSFIVMAQHEKGGWRYNPGQPGDMTITGWQIMALKSCQIGGLPFPTSVHSRAEDFVTSLGSQQGSRFGYLEPVAEATPTAVGLLLQMYLSKPPGDAAIMEGCHYLYELGPSKTNVYFNYYATMTLHHARYYGFPEWNAKLRDYLVKTQSRRGHEVGSWHFPDRFGNVGGRLYSTAMCALVLETYYRYLPLWAEAEFPL; encoded by the coding sequence ATGACCGCTCCTCCGACTCCGCCGCATCCCGATCCGACTCCGCCCCCCGCGGCGGGATTGGATGCTGCGCGTCAAGCGCCTCCCACCGCTCCACCGGCGATCACTCCGCCCCCCAGCGCACTGCAACAGCTCGATTCGTTAGCCGATGAGCAAGAGAACCAGCAACCACTGCCTGCGACTCAAGCTTTCTTGCGCGACGCGAGGGTTCCCGGTTGGTTGGTCAGCGGTCTGCTGCACGGCGGCGTACTGCTGTTCCTGGCACTCTGGACCGTCGTCGGAACCACAAGCAACCTGTTTACGATCCAGGCGAGGTTTGAGCGCGAGGAGCCGACGCCGATCGAGCTGACGCCGCCGATGGATCGCCCGATCGTCGAAATCCGCCAGACCGAAGCGATGCCCGATCACGCGATCGAAGCGGCGGTCGAGGCTGTCGAGTTCGAGAAGCCCGAAGCGCTCACGGCAACCGCGCCAACTAAGCCGCTGGATACGATCCGGAAGATGATCGATGGACTGCAACAGCCGACGTCGACGCCCGCGCTGCGGATGCGAGGCAACGCGGGGATCGAGGGGCGCGTCGCGGGCAAACGACAGGAACTGGCTGAAAAATATGGAGCCAGCGACGCCAGCGAACAGGCTGTCGAAGCGGCGTTGGATTGGTTGGTCGCTCACCAACAAAACAACGGCTCCTGGGACTTCGACCTCTCCCACGCTCCCTGCAACGGCCAGTGCCGCAATCCGCGATCGAATCCCGACGGCCAAGCGACTCCCAAAACGGCAGCCACCGGACTGGCGCTGCTGCCATTTTTGGGAGCCGGGTATACGCACCGCAGCGGCAAACATGCCGAAACCGTCTCGCGGGGACTCTACTATCTAAGAAGCCAGTTGCGCGACGCAGCGGTTGGCCGCGAATTGATGCACGGCAGCATGTACGGCCACGGGATCGCAACGCTGGCAGTCGCCGAAGCCTACGCGATGACCAAAGACGAAGACCTGGTCGGCATGCTTCGCGATCTGCAGTCGTTCATCGTGATGGCTCAGCACGAAAAGGGAGGCTGGCGATACAACCCCGGGCAGCCGGGCGACATGACGATCACCGGATGGCAGATCATGGCGCTCAAAAGCTGTCAGATTGGCGGGCTCCCCTTTCCGACAAGCGTCCATTCGCGAGCGGAGGATTTTGTCACCAGTCTTGGCAGCCAACAGGGCTCGCGGTTTGGCTACCTGGAACCGGTCGCCGAAGCGACGCCGACAGCTGTCGGTCTGCTGCTGCAGATGTACCTGAGCAAACCGCCCGGGGACGCGGCGATCATGGAGGGCTGTCATTATCTGTACGAACTGGGCCCTTCGAAAACGAACGTCTATTTCAACTATTACGCCACGATGACGCTGCACCATGCCCGCTATTACGGCTTCCCCGAATGGAACGCCAAGCTCCGCGATTACCTGGTGAAAACGCAATCTCGGCGGGGGCATGAAGTCGGCAGCTGGCACTTCCCCGACCGCTTCGGCAACGTCGGCGGCCGGCTGTACAGCACCGCGATGTGCGCTCTGGTCCTGGAAACCTATTACCGGTACTTGCCGTTGTGGGCCGAAGCCGAATTCCCGTTGTAG